A stretch of DNA from Hippopotamus amphibius kiboko isolate mHipAmp2 chromosome 5, mHipAmp2.hap2, whole genome shotgun sequence:
CCAATTCAGATTGGAAACCAAGAGGACTATGTAAAACTCACTCATCATACTTAGAGACTACTCACTGGCTGGAAGAAGATAGTATTGCTGCAAATCCTGTATGCAAGAGATGTGGGCCTTCTTATTGGGTCTTGTGTTAGGTGCCGAGACCTCTTACATGGGCTTATAGGGAGGGGGTCTTCAATAAATGTAGTCAGCACTGTTTTCTGCATCCAGTGTGGTTGCATTTCTCACCTAAGAGTAATCAAAATCATTTGTCATCCTCCTCGGCTTATTGAATGAAATGTACCTCATTCTTTGGGGACATGGCAAAGATGAGAAAGATTTGGTTTCAGAGGCTTCAGAATGGAGAGTCCAAGTGGGATGGTTATGGCATAGTTTAAGCTGAATAAACGATTTCAGTTTGGGCGGTTTTTCTGCTTTTTGTAAAGCCTTGACCAGTTGTCTCTTGTAATGACCATTGGTTCAGGCATGTTGTGCTTCGTAGGGACAAATGTGCAGTTGTTTGTGGCAAAAGCCTAAAAGTGACaaacttgtaaatttttttgtatataaacTAGCTGTAACCTGACTATGCTTTGTGTTTactgtttttgtaattttccttttgaaaatgaaagggtGCGGTTCAGGATGGCACTTTGAATAATGTAAATCAGTGGAAAGtggattttctttacttttgtctttgtttttttagaagttttattatttttgaagtgCCTCCCGCCTAGGGCTAGGCCATGACCACTTTGGGTACGAGAGCCTAACTTCATAGGACTTAATGTTACAAAGTGCAGTCACTTCTGGAAATTAACCTCAATACAGGTCAGCATGTGAAATGTTTTGACTTCTGGCAAGTAGGATTCAGGGACTGATTGATCCCATTTGCCCATAGGTCAGTTGTCCTTTAATTTCAAGACCTGTTACTACTGGTTTTATTAAATCCGAGTCTTTAGTTCTTGCATGTttgtatctaatttttaaaagaatgagcaCACTTTAACCAATGACTTATGGTtacccttttctctttcctttaaccACAGGTTCTGAAAGCTTCAAGTATTTTAATTTAGATTTGGTGTCTTTAAGGGTTCTGAGCATGAGGCTAGCGGGTAATCTCTGCAGGAATTTTTTCATCATGGCTGGCTGGCTTCTCCATAGATTCATaactattttgttattttgctttCCTGCAGTTTTGTATCAGTAGTATAACTTTGAGCTGAGAGGATAGAGGGTTAAGgagaaggaaatttaaaacatattttctttcatagattTCCATCAGTGTGGGCTTTGAAAAGAGAGTCTTTTAAAGCATTGCACCTAGTGCTACCTAGTGACTTTCAACCAAAGCCTGTGAGTGTGCACTGAATGGGTGAGATGAACGAAGGGGGCCTCTTCACATTCAGGGTTAGAAACCTGCAACTGATAGGATATGTAAGGTATGTTGGACAGTTGGAACCAAGTTTGCGTTTTCAAGGGCTGAGATGAAGGGAAGATCTCTACAAGATATTGTTTAAAACGGCTTTATgtcatttgattttctctttaagtACATTTTGTACACTAGTGGACAATTCTAGCATTTTATCTGGAGGATTCCATGGTCATCATCCTGTGGAATCAGGATTTTTAGCAAGTTTGCTTGCAGCTTTATCTTGGCTTTTAATAATCAGTTTGGCTGGTCCTCTGGTCACGGAGCTAATAACTATGAAACAGATGTCCAGGCCTCTAGGATCGTTAAATGCTATGCTATCTTCTATGGTTATGACTATTTATTATGGTtggatgatatttcattgttagatCACAGCTCAGTTCCTGTAGAAAACGAACTGTAAAACTATCTGAAGACCATACAAGAGGCAAAATAAAACTTGAAGTGAATGTGTGTGGTCGTGTACTGTGTAAACCTTCCTGTTTCTGCTTCCTACTTTTTCTCCTGCCCTTGCATTCCCAAGCAAGTATTCGTCCTCTCCACAGCTGTTCCAGGTTAGGGACTGTATCTTAAAGGCAGTTCTCTCCCACTTCTATCTCCAGTAAAAGATTGCCTTCCATTTTTTCCTCAAGGCAAggcaaaagacaagaaaagtagACAGGTTTTGGCCAGGCCACCTTCTTGCCACAACTACCTGGGGGTAATTAGGGCAGCTAGTTTGAGTGAGTTCCTGCTACCTAATAGAATAAGGAAAACAGTTGCTTGATTCTTTGGTCAAAAGGTGAAAGTTGGGGGTGTAGCCCAAATTATGAGACAGGAGTGCAAGGCAGAAAGATGTTCCTGGACTAGCGTGCTTCTGTCAGGAGCAGCAATTAGTCCCACGCTTGAGCTAACGTCCTCTGCTAACAAGCACTAGCATCTTAAGTTCAGTGAAGATATGCCACCATCTGGATAGTGAGCTGCAGTGTTGGCAAAGCAGGAAGCATATCCAGGAGAGGACGGAGTCGTTTGGGTACAAAGTACCCGGAGCTGGAAGTCTTCCTTCAGGCTCCTTGGTTCCCTTGAAAGGGAAAGCAAATCTGAGCGTATTACTAGCTTTTATAAGAAAAACACTGCACTGTATCCCGCCTTTGCTGAGGGAATTGGAaagatttccctttttatatactttaacGAAAGCTTACCCTGGGTTGGGCGAGAGGGACACTAGAGGGATTGCAGAACCAGAGAAAATGGAGGCAAGAGCCACCCTCAGAAAGTCTCGGTCGTTGAAGTGAGCAAGGACGTTAACAGTCCCAAGTTGATGCTTCTGTGATATTACTTCCTCTTTGCGGTCTCACAGACGCAACAGGTCTGAGGCTCCTGAACGAGATTGGGCGCTGGCGCTCTGGACTGGGGCCGCCTCGCGAGCGTCTCCTTTAATAGGCGGGACCGGAACCGCCGCGAGTCCCCGGCTTTGTACGTGTCGGGGGCGGAGCCGCAGACGGCCCTTGCAGCATGGCCGCCGGCGCTGCTGCCGCCTTGGCGTTTTTGAGTCAGGAGAGCCGAGCCCGGGCCGGGGGGGTCGGCGGTCTGCGAGTCCCGGCCCCGGTCACTATGGACAGCTTTTTCTTCGGTATTGAGGAAAAGAGGGGCTGAGGGTGGtgctggggcagaggcagggctgaggaACTGCAGTGCAGACGAGTGCACGACGTGGATGGGGGCGGAGGAGCCCTCGCACGCGGCAGCTGGAGCGGAAGGGGATAGCCAGGCCATTGCCTTAGTCgtgcggggcggggcccgggccgAGCGCACCAGGTGTTCCTGAGAAGTGGGCGTGTGAATGGCGGGTCAGTCCGTTGCTGCACATGAACGGGATTCGGTGAAACGCCCCCCCACAgtaacacacactcacactgtTATTTCTTCCAGGATGTGAGCTCTCAGGTCACACCCGGTCTTTCACCTTCAAGGTAGAGGAAGAGGATGATGCGGAGCACGTGCTGGCTTTGACCATGGTAAGGCGCGGGGAAGGGTCGTAGCAGTGAATATGTTGACCTGAGCAGGCCTCTGCCCGCctatctcttcccctccccctctttcctggGAGTCACCTCCTTTTCTTTAACCCCCACATGGGGACTCCCCTGGCCAGGTGACCCAGGGACCTCTGAGGCTGGGCAGGTTGTAGGGTAGATGCCTCCATTTGTGGTGTCCACTCTCACTGGGGGAAACTCCGAGGCCTTGTGTAcccttcccagctctgcctcacCGAGGGAGCCAAAGATGAGTGTAATGTGGTAGAAGTCGTGGCCCGGAACCATGACCACCAGGAGATTGCAG
This window harbors:
- the NPM3 gene encoding nucleoplasmin-3 gives rise to the protein MAAGAAAALAFLSQESRARAGGVGGLRVPAPVTMDSFFFGCELSGHTRSFTFKVEEEDDAEHVLALTMLCLTEGAKDECNVVEVVARNHDHQEIAVPVANLKLSCQPMLSLDDFQLQPPVTFRLKSGSGPVRITGRHQIVTISNDVSEEESEEEGSEEEEAELCPILPAKKQGGRL